The following are encoded together in the Glycine max cultivar Williams 82 chromosome 8, Glycine_max_v4.0, whole genome shotgun sequence genome:
- the LOC100815640 gene encoding beta-amyrin 28-monooxygenase translates to MEQLYYLTLVLLFVSFVSVSFFIIFYRHRSPFSVPNLPPGKAGFPVIGESLEFLSAGRKGLPEKFFSDRMTEYSSKVFKTSILGEPTVIFCGAACNKFLFSNENKHVISWWPENVKKLFPTNIQTNSKEEAKKLRNILPQFLSAKAIQRYVGIMDTVAQRHFALEWENNTQVTVLPLAKRYTFGVASRVFMSIDDLNQVAKLAEPLNQVNAGIISMPINFPGTVFNRGIKASKFIRRELLRIVKQRKVELANGMSTPTQDILSHMLIYCDENGQYLAEHDIVNKILGLLIGSHETTSTVCTFVVKYLAELPQNIYENVYQEQMAIAKSKAPGELLNWDDIQKMKYSWNVACEVIRLNPPAQGAFREAINDFIFDGFSIPKGWKLYWSANSTHKNPEYFPEPEKFDPSRFEGTGPAPYTYVPFGGGPSMCPGKEYARMELLVFMHNLVKRFKCETLFPNGNVTYNPTPIPAKGLPVRLIPHRS, encoded by the exons atGGAGCAGTTGTACTACCTCACCCTTGTGCTACTGTTTGTGTCCTTCGTCTCTGTCtcttttttcatcattttctacAGGCATCGTTCTCCGTTCAGCGTCCCCAACTTGCCGCCGGGGAAGGCGGGGTTTCCGGTGATCGGCGAGAGCCTGGAGTTTCTGTCGGCGGGACGGAAGGGGCTTCCGGAGAAGTTCTTCTCCGATCGCATGACAGAGTACTCTTCCAAAGTGTTCAAGACCTCCATCTTAGGGGAGCCTACAGTGATTTTCTGTGGAGCCGCATGTAACAAGTTCTTGTTTTCTAACGAGAACAAACACGTCATTTCGTGGTGGCCTGAAAATGTCAAGAAGTTGTTCCCAACGAATATTCAAACAAACTCTAAGGAAGAAGCCAAGAAGTTGAGAAACATTCTCCCTCAGTTCCTCAGCGCCAAAGCCATCCAACGTTACGTTGGTATTATGGACACTGTTGCCCAAAGACACTTTGCTCTGGAGTGGGAGAACAACACCCAAGTCACCGTATTGCCCTTGGCCAAGAG GTATACCTTTGGGGTGGCTAGCCGTGTGTTCATGAGCATTGATGATTTGAATCAAGTGGCGAAATTGGCAGAACCTTTAAATCAGGTGAATGCAGGAATTATATCAATGCCCATTAACTTCCCCGGAACTGTGTTCAACCGAGGAATCAAGGCCTCCAAGTTCATTAGGAGGGAGCTGTTGAGGATTGTCAAGCAGAGGAAGGTGGAACTAGCTAATGGAATGTCCACACCAACACAAGACATTTTGTCTCACATGCTAATATATTGTGATGAGAATGGACAATATTTGGCTGAACATGATATTGTCAACAAGATCCTTGGCTTGCTGATAGGTAGCCATGAAACCACAAGTACTGTTTGCACTTTCGTTGTCAAATACCTTGCCGAGCTCCctcaaaatatttatgaaaatgtcTATCAAG AACAAATGGCGATTGCAAAATCCAAAGCTCCAGGAGAGTTGTTGAATTGGGATGACATCCAGAAGATGAAATATTCATGGAATGTAGCTTGTGAAGTAATAAGGCTTAACCCTCCAGCCCAAGGAGCTTTTAGGGAAGCCATCAATGACTTTATCTTCGATGGATTCTCAATTCCAAAAGGCTGGAAG TTGTATTGGAGTGCAAATTCAACTCACAAAAATCCAGAGTACTTCCCTGAGCCAGAGAAATTTGATCCAAGCAGATTTGAAGGAACTGGACCAGCTCCTTATACTTATGTGCCATTTGGTGGAGGGCCAAGTATGTGCCCTGGAAAAGAGTATGCGCGAATGGAACTATTGGTGTTCATGCACAACTTAGTGAAGAGGTTCAAGTGTGAAACTCTTTTTCCTAATGGAAATGTTACTTATAACCCTACGCCTATTCCTGCCAAGGGCCTTCCTGTTCGTCTTATTCCTCACCGATCATGA